The Vibrio nitrifigilis genome window below encodes:
- a CDS encoding flagellin — MAVNVNTNVSAMTAQRYLNSASAAQQNSMERLSSGFRINSAKDDAAGLQISNRLNVQSRGLDVAVRNANDGISIAQTAEGAMKETTNILQRIRDLSLQSSNGSNSKSDRQAIQEEVTALNDELNRVAETTSFGGNKLLNGTFGSKAFQIGAMSGEAVNLNLNSMRSDTSLMGGSAYVAQNSKGKDWSVKEGANDLTITLKDKMSGQDQTINIKAKKGDDIEELATYINGQTNLISASVDQDGKLQMFTDSSKVSGPLTFGGSLAGELNMGAGKAETVNDIDVTTVGGAQQAVAVVDSALKYVDSNRAELGAFQNRFGHAISNLDNINENVNASKSRIKDTDFAKETTALTKSQILGQASSSVLAQAKQAPQAALALLG; from the coding sequence ATGGCGGTAAATGTTAATACGAACGTGTCAGCAATGACGGCACAGCGTTACTTGAATAGCGCGAGCGCAGCTCAGCAAAATTCAATGGAACGGTTATCTTCAGGGTTTCGCATTAATAGCGCTAAGGATGATGCAGCTGGGCTGCAAATTTCGAATCGCTTAAATGTTCAGAGTCGTGGTTTAGACGTCGCTGTACGAAATGCGAATGATGGTATCTCTATTGCGCAGACAGCTGAAGGCGCAATGAAAGAGACAACCAATATTCTACAACGCATACGTGATCTATCTTTACAATCGTCTAACGGCTCAAACTCTAAGTCTGATCGTCAAGCGATTCAGGAAGAAGTGACGGCTTTGAATGACGAACTTAACCGTGTGGCGGAAACCACCTCATTTGGTGGAAATAAGCTACTCAATGGTACATTTGGTAGTAAGGCATTTCAAATCGGCGCAATGAGTGGCGAGGCGGTAAATCTTAACCTTAACAGTATGCGCAGTGACACAAGCTTGATGGGTGGCAGTGCGTATGTTGCTCAAAATAGTAAGGGCAAAGATTGGAGCGTTAAAGAGGGCGCGAATGATCTAACGATTACTCTCAAAGATAAAATGAGTGGCCAAGATCAAACGATCAATATTAAAGCAAAAAAAGGCGATGATATTGAAGAGTTAGCAACCTATATAAATGGTCAAACCAATCTAATATCAGCATCCGTTGATCAAGATGGTAAGCTGCAAATGTTTACCGACAGTAGCAAAGTGTCTGGCCCATTAACATTCGGTGGCAGTTTAGCTGGTGAGCTTAATATGGGAGCTGGCAAAGCAGAAACGGTTAATGATATTGATGTGACGACGGTCGGAGGCGCTCAGCAAGCTGTTGCTGTAGTCGACTCAGCATTGAAATATGTTGATAGTAACCGGGCGGAATTGGGTGCATTCCAAAACCGATTTGGACATGCAATTAGCAACTTAGATAACATTAACGAAAATGTGAATGCATCTAAGAGTCGTATTAAAGATACGGATTTT